In one Flavobacteriales bacterium genomic region, the following are encoded:
- the metG gene encoding methionine--tRNA ligase, whose product MKSPARHTVTAALPYANGPLHIGHIAGAYLPADIYVRNLRQRGKEVLFICGSDEHGAAITIRAMKEGTTPRAIVDTYHALMGHAFQDFGIHFDIYDRTSSELHRETSQGFFLKLLENGAFSVQEEQQYFDEEAKQFLADRYIMGTCPTCGNPDAYGDQCEKCGSALSPKDLIDPRSTLSGAKPVLKPTQHWYLKMDEAQQWVDTWINTGMLDGAQHHDPKEWKASVLGQCNSWLKDGLRPRAMTRDLDWGVPVPLPGAEGKVLYVWLDAPIGYISATKRWAALRQAQGQPTDWEKWWKADDTRLIHFIGKDNIVFHAIIFPILLKLHGGYVLPQNVPANEFLNLEGRKISTSRNWAVWLHEYLERWPGRQDELRYCLATIIPEQKDSEFTWKDFQDKNNNELVAIIGNFVQRVFVLCHKYYEGKAPASGEKLDMDVALWSAVHGSVEEVARHIDHFRLRDALGSAMNVARAGNRYLSDSEPWKLEKSDPERTRTILANSLNIAAVLSIVLEPFLPHTTAKLRRMLGIGVLPWSEAFRSDLIGEGQALGKPEHLFKPITDAEIQPEIDRLHANAPVETTPASALAPAPGSAHAATVAKANIAFDDFAKLDLRVGTIVAAERVPKADKLLKLSIDIGEASPRTVVSGIAMHYAPEQLPGQQVVLVANLEPRKMRGVESQGMVLMAEDATGKLVFVQPKEVIGPGAEVR is encoded by the coding sequence GTGAAGTCACCCGCCCGCCATACCGTTACCGCCGCCCTTCCCTACGCCAACGGGCCGCTGCACATCGGCCACATCGCCGGGGCCTACCTGCCCGCCGACATCTACGTGCGCAACCTGCGCCAGCGCGGCAAGGAGGTGCTCTTCATCTGCGGCAGCGACGAGCATGGCGCGGCCATCACCATCCGCGCGATGAAGGAGGGCACCACGCCCCGCGCCATCGTGGACACCTACCACGCGCTGATGGGCCATGCCTTCCAGGACTTCGGCATCCACTTCGACATCTACGACCGCACCAGCAGCGAGCTGCATCGCGAGACCTCGCAGGGTTTCTTCCTGAAGCTGCTGGAGAACGGCGCATTCAGCGTGCAGGAGGAGCAGCAGTACTTCGATGAGGAAGCCAAGCAGTTCCTTGCCGACCGCTACATCATGGGCACCTGCCCCACCTGCGGCAACCCCGATGCCTACGGCGACCAGTGCGAGAAGTGCGGCAGCGCCCTCAGCCCCAAGGATCTGATCGATCCGCGCAGCACCCTCAGCGGCGCCAAGCCCGTGCTGAAGCCCACCCAGCACTGGTACCTGAAGATGGACGAGGCCCAGCAATGGGTCGACACCTGGATCAACACCGGCATGCTCGATGGCGCGCAGCACCACGACCCCAAGGAATGGAAGGCGAGCGTGCTGGGCCAGTGCAACAGCTGGCTGAAAGACGGTCTGCGTCCCCGGGCCATGACGCGCGACTTGGACTGGGGCGTGCCCGTGCCACTGCCCGGTGCCGAAGGCAAGGTGCTTTATGTGTGGCTCGACGCGCCCATCGGCTACATCAGCGCCACCAAGCGCTGGGCTGCCCTTCGACAGGCTCAGGGACAGCCAACCGATTGGGAGAAATGGTGGAAGGCTGACGATACTAGGCTCATCCACTTCATCGGCAAGGACAACATCGTCTTCCACGCCATCATCTTCCCGATCCTGCTGAAGCTGCACGGCGGCTACGTGCTGCCGCAGAACGTGCCGGCCAACGAGTTCCTCAACCTCGAAGGGCGGAAGATCAGCACCAGCCGCAACTGGGCCGTGTGGCTGCACGAGTACCTGGAGCGCTGGCCCGGGCGGCAGGACGAGCTGCGGTACTGCCTGGCCACCATCATCCCCGAGCAGAAGGACAGCGAGTTCACGTGGAAGGACTTCCAGGACAAGAACAACAACGAGCTCGTGGCCATCATCGGCAACTTCGTGCAGCGCGTGTTCGTGCTGTGCCACAAGTACTACGAGGGCAAGGCGCCCGCCTCCGGTGAGAAGCTCGACATGGATGTAGCGCTGTGGAGTGCGGTGCACGGCAGCGTGGAGGAGGTGGCAAGGCACATCGACCATTTCCGCCTGCGCGATGCGTTGGGCAGCGCCATGAACGTGGCCCGCGCTGGCAACCGCTACCTCAGCGACAGCGAGCCGTGGAAGCTGGAGAAGTCCGATCCCGAGCGCACGCGCACGATCCTGGCGAATAGCCTGAACATCGCGGCGGTGCTCAGCATCGTGCTCGAACCCTTCCTGCCGCACACCACCGCGAAGCTGCGCCGCATGCTGGGCATCGGTGTGCTGCCGTGGAGCGAGGCCTTCCGCAGTGACCTGATCGGTGAAGGCCAGGCGCTGGGCAAGCCAGAGCACCTCTTCAAGCCCATCACCGACGCGGAGATCCAGCCGGAGATCGATCGCCTGCATGCGAATGCGCCGGTCGAGACAACCCCTGCCTCTGCCCTTGCCCCTGCTCCTGGTTCTGCTCATGCCGCCACAGTGGCTAAGGCGAACATTGCCTTCGACGACTTCGCGAAACTCGACCTCCGCGTGGGAACCATCGTGGCGGCCGAGCGCGTACCCAAGGCCGACAAGCTGTTGAAGCTGAGCATCGACATCGGTGAAGCATCACCACGCACCGTGGTCAGCGGCATCGCCATGCACTACGCGCCGGAGCAACTGCCCGGACAGCAGGTGGTGCTGGTGGCCAACCTCGAGCCCCGGAAGATGCGCGGGGTGGAGAGCCAGGGCATGGTGCTGATGGCCGAGGATGCCACCGGCAAGCTGGTATTCGTGCAGCCGAAGGAGGTGATCGGGCCTGGGGCGGAGGTGCGCTGA
- a CDS encoding CotH kinase family protein → MLAHGQSLLINELCASNHGCYADAEGRTPDWIELFNTSANPIDLLDWRIAINGRQHVIDAPLRVQAKGHLLLLCDGHPERGGQHLGFTLEKQGGAVLLIAPDGLTIADLFSYPALRANTSMGRAPDGQKAWSLFAQPTPGAANKASNIAHGFSNAPQLTLDVQGRLIATAEGEVRFTVDGSDPRGSAATLYVEPVDVTPGNVVRAIALQHDRLVGEESVLLVPANGHVGEGFALALDPQDLWGDSTGIYNPGAAQNHTRHGMPWERSAIARIDSMATPVGVRLFGSGSRSLGKRSFKLHARNRYDSPSAGFAFSDGTRVQEGVLRADASPNAFLRNTVMEQLVQRFNLHALVQPSVAKPLYLNGAYWGLYRWMPAKDAEWLKQRSNAEALDVLEGPAATERSGKDDHFLRSRDLLVRGASIDSIEAVIDTRSLIDLACIDLWTGRADHELNVRCYRPRERDGRWRWVLFDLDLWAPPHENSVQRMSLATLPETPFVPQLLAHAELQQRLLARITALQATAFLQVPAIADSLYHAHTDDLAADFKRWDLQLDMPTPEASLTEMKGFAAQRPAHLFAHLAKSTRRRLHETVIEAPRADQGQLLLEGLALSPGKHAVRCFEGVPMRIELRASEGQEFTGWKGTGLSTASGAIDLWKTKSLRPVMRSLVP, encoded by the coding sequence ATGCTCGCGCATGGCCAGAGCCTGCTGATCAACGAGCTCTGCGCCAGCAACCACGGCTGCTACGCAGACGCCGAAGGCCGCACGCCCGATTGGATCGAGCTCTTCAACACCAGCGCGAACCCGATTGACCTGCTGGACTGGCGCATCGCCATCAACGGCCGGCAGCACGTGATCGATGCGCCGTTGCGGGTTCAGGCCAAGGGCCATTTGCTCCTGCTGTGCGACGGGCACCCGGAGCGCGGCGGGCAGCACCTGGGCTTCACCTTGGAGAAGCAAGGAGGCGCGGTGCTGCTGATCGCGCCCGATGGGCTCACGATCGCCGACCTCTTCTCCTATCCGGCCCTGCGCGCCAACACCAGCATGGGCCGTGCGCCTGATGGCCAGAAGGCCTGGAGCCTCTTCGCGCAGCCCACACCCGGCGCAGCGAACAAGGCGAGCAACATCGCGCATGGCTTCAGCAACGCGCCGCAGCTCACACTCGATGTCCAAGGCCGCTTGATCGCAACGGCCGAAGGCGAAGTGCGCTTCACAGTTGACGGCAGCGACCCGCGCGGAAGCGCTGCCACCCTTTATGTGGAACCCGTGGATGTCACGCCCGGAAATGTTGTTCGCGCCATCGCGTTGCAGCATGATCGCCTCGTTGGAGAAGAATCCGTTCTCCTGGTGCCGGCGAATGGCCATGTCGGTGAAGGCTTCGCGCTCGCCCTGGATCCGCAGGACCTGTGGGGCGACAGCACCGGCATCTACAACCCTGGCGCGGCACAGAACCACACCCGGCACGGCATGCCCTGGGAGCGCAGCGCCATCGCGCGCATCGACAGCATGGCCACGCCCGTGGGCGTCCGCCTTTTCGGAAGCGGATCGCGCAGCCTGGGCAAGCGCTCCTTCAAGCTCCACGCGCGTAACCGATACGACAGCCCTTCAGCCGGCTTCGCCTTCAGCGACGGCACACGCGTTCAGGAGGGCGTCCTGCGCGCCGATGCCTCACCCAACGCCTTCCTGCGCAATACGGTGATGGAGCAGCTCGTGCAGCGATTCAACCTGCATGCGCTGGTGCAGCCCTCCGTGGCGAAGCCGCTCTACCTCAACGGCGCATACTGGGGCCTCTACCGCTGGATGCCCGCGAAGGATGCCGAATGGCTGAAGCAACGCAGCAACGCCGAAGCCCTCGATGTACTGGAAGGGCCGGCTGCCACCGAGCGCAGCGGCAAGGACGACCACTTCCTCCGGTCGCGCGACCTGCTGGTGCGCGGCGCCTCCATCGACAGCATCGAGGCGGTGATCGACACGCGGAGCCTGATCGACCTCGCGTGCATCGACCTCTGGACGGGCCGTGCCGATCATGAACTGAACGTGCGCTGCTACCGGCCGCGCGAGCGCGATGGCCGCTGGCGCTGGGTGCTCTTCGACCTGGACCTGTGGGCGCCGCCGCACGAGAACAGCGTGCAGCGCATGTCGCTGGCCACGCTGCCCGAAACGCCCTTCGTACCGCAGCTGCTCGCGCATGCGGAATTGCAGCAGCGCTTGCTGGCGCGCATCACCGCGCTGCAAGCAACGGCATTCCTGCAGGTCCCCGCCATCGCTGACAGCCTCTATCACGCGCATACCGACGACCTCGCCGCCGACTTCAAGCGCTGGGACTTGCAGCTCGACATGCCCACGCCGGAAGCATCGCTCACTGAGATGAAGGGCTTCGCAGCGCAACGCCCTGCGCACCTCTTCGCGCACCTGGCTAAAAGCACCAGGCGGCGCCTGCACGAAACGGTGATCGAAGCGCCACGCGCCGATCAAGGCCAACTGCTGCTCGAAGGGCTCGCGCTCTCACCAGGCAAGCATGCTGTACGCTGCTTCGAGGGCGTGCCCATGCGGATCGAGCTGCGTGCCTCCGAAGGACAGGAATTCACGGGCTGGAAAGGCACCGGCCTCAGTACTGCCTCCGGAGCGATCGACCTATGGAAGACCAAGAGCCTGCGGCCCGTGATGCGCAGCCTGGTGCCTTGA
- the purQ gene encoding phosphoribosylformylglycinamidine synthase subunit PurQ → MKFGVVTFPGSNCDEDMIHVLETLFQQPVERLWHKEHNLKGVDMVVLPGGFSYGDYLRSGAIARFSPIMQEVAAHARKGGLVLGVCNGFQVLCEAGLLPGALLHNAGQKFISKNVFIRRGTADTALTNAVPDKALKIPIAHGEGRYHADADTLKALKDSDRILFRYCDEQGKVTEEANPNGSKDNIAGVCNKGRNVFGMMPHPERACDERLGNTEGRSLFESLLKAVPA, encoded by the coding sequence ATGAAGTTCGGCGTCGTCACCTTCCCTGGCAGCAATTGCGATGAGGACATGATCCACGTGCTGGAAACGCTCTTCCAGCAGCCCGTGGAGCGCCTCTGGCACAAGGAGCACAACCTGAAGGGCGTGGACATGGTGGTGCTGCCCGGCGGATTCAGCTACGGCGACTACCTGCGCAGCGGTGCCATCGCGCGCTTCTCGCCCATTATGCAGGAGGTGGCCGCGCATGCCAGGAAGGGCGGGCTGGTGCTCGGTGTGTGCAATGGCTTCCAGGTGCTCTGTGAGGCGGGGCTGCTGCCCGGCGCGCTGCTGCACAACGCCGGACAGAAGTTCATCTCGAAGAATGTCTTCATCCGGCGCGGCACGGCCGATACCGCGCTCACCAACGCGGTGCCCGACAAGGCGCTGAAGATCCCCATCGCTCACGGCGAAGGCCGCTACCACGCGGATGCCGATACGCTGAAGGCACTGAAGGACAGCGACCGCATCCTCTTCCGCTATTGCGACGAGCAGGGCAAGGTGACCGAGGAGGCCAACCCCAACGGCAGCAAGGACAACATCGCCGGCGTGTGCAACAAGGGCCGCAATGTCTTCGGCATGATGCCGCACCCGGAGCGTGCCTGCGACGAGCGGCTGGGCAATACCGAAGGAAGGAGCCTGTTCGAGTCCTTGCTGAAAGCGGTTCCCGCCTGA
- a CDS encoding TonB-dependent receptor, whose translation MGLNFHERLRAACILLLIAGSGPIAAQTITVVDASSLLPLEGAHLTSDLPGTAATTDAKGRASIAGFAAARAIRVAHLGYLPASIAPDAQDGAIVRLQRQAVGLDEVVISANRFEDRRRDVPEQVDAIGRERMGFLNQPTTPGLLESSGTLYVQRSQMGGGSPVIRGFEASRVLLVVDGVRLNNAIYRAGHLQDLMTVDQNALARIEVISGPGSVVYGSDALGGVIHLITRQPRFRDTTGTGLHGAALLRLSSANGERTGSATLELRRRRIASLTSITASGFGDLRAGSVRDPRYGDWGVKPFVVRTIDGRDSVFANPDHRVQAPTGYEQLDILQKLRLRTGAVMHTVNAQLSTSSAIPRYDRLSEYAADSSGRIIPAYSEWYYGPQQRFLLAYTLEAQRAQGAFGRMRLTPSYQAIAQSRHSRSFGSSRIGRRFERVQVLGLSVDFEKRHGRHQLRYGAEAYANSVGSEAHREHISTGERTYLGTRYPSGGAAMSSFAAYAIDAVSLGEHWVLTGGLRASHVGLQARFDDDQGYRFLQGRFTQRNAALNGRLGAVFTTSTGWRFTALLSSGFRAPNVDDLAKVFDSTPGTVVVPNPDLRPERTVNLEAGAARTIGERLHVEAVAFRTWYMDALVVEPFRYNGLDSIDYDGTLSRVTALTNARQAYLLGAQGRLSLAVTKALLLTAGLTHTYGRVRTAGGPRPLDHVPPTYGRAGLLLRANRLEAEAYALFNGWKRLSDTDATPGSEDNLQYATPDGTPAWWTINARCSFALSSRLQLQAAMENIADHHYRTFASGVSAPGRNAQISLRVHW comes from the coding sequence ATGGGGCTGAACTTCCACGAACGGCTGCGCGCCGCATGCATCCTGCTGCTCATCGCGGGCTCAGGCCCCATCGCTGCGCAGACGATAACGGTGGTGGATGCCAGTTCGCTGCTGCCATTGGAAGGGGCGCACCTGACCAGCGACCTGCCGGGGACCGCCGCCACCACCGACGCCAAGGGCCGGGCCTCCATCGCAGGCTTCGCAGCAGCGCGTGCGATCCGCGTTGCGCACCTCGGCTACCTGCCGGCATCAATAGCCCCGGATGCGCAGGACGGCGCGATCGTGCGGCTGCAGCGCCAGGCCGTTGGGCTGGATGAGGTCGTCATCTCCGCCAACCGCTTCGAGGACCGCAGACGCGACGTGCCGGAGCAGGTGGATGCTATCGGGCGAGAGCGGATGGGCTTCCTGAACCAGCCGACCACGCCTGGCCTGCTGGAGAGCAGCGGCACGCTCTACGTGCAGCGCAGTCAGATGGGCGGTGGCAGTCCGGTGATCCGCGGCTTCGAGGCGAGCAGGGTCCTGCTCGTCGTGGACGGCGTAAGGCTCAACAACGCCATTTACCGCGCCGGCCATTTGCAGGATCTGATGACCGTGGACCAGAACGCCTTGGCGCGCATCGAAGTGATCAGCGGGCCGGGCTCGGTGGTGTACGGCAGCGATGCGCTGGGCGGGGTCATCCACCTCATTACCCGCCAACCCCGATTCCGCGACACCACGGGCACGGGCCTCCATGGTGCGGCGCTGCTGCGCTTGAGCTCCGCCAATGGGGAGCGCACCGGCAGTGCCACGCTGGAGCTGCGCAGAAGGCGGATCGCGTCGCTCACCAGCATCACGGCCAGTGGATTCGGCGATCTGCGCGCCGGCTCCGTGCGCGATCCCCGTTACGGTGACTGGGGCGTGAAGCCCTTCGTGGTGCGCACCATCGATGGCCGCGATTCCGTGTTCGCCAACCCCGACCACCGGGTACAGGCCCCGACCGGCTATGAGCAGCTCGACATCCTGCAGAAGCTTCGGCTGCGGACCGGTGCGGTGATGCATACGGTGAACGCTCAGCTGAGCACGAGCAGCGCCATTCCCCGCTACGATCGACTGAGCGAGTACGCCGCAGACAGCTCGGGCCGGATCATCCCGGCCTACAGCGAGTGGTACTATGGGCCGCAGCAGCGGTTCCTGCTGGCCTACACCCTGGAGGCCCAGCGCGCACAGGGGGCCTTCGGCCGGATGCGCCTCACACCGTCCTACCAGGCCATCGCTCAGAGCCGGCACTCCCGGAGCTTCGGGAGCAGCCGCATCGGCCGCCGCTTCGAGCGGGTGCAGGTGCTGGGCCTGAGCGTCGACTTCGAGAAGCGACATGGCCGCCACCAGCTGCGCTACGGCGCTGAGGCGTATGCGAACAGCGTGGGATCCGAGGCGCATCGCGAGCACATCAGCACCGGGGAACGCACCTACCTCGGCACCCGCTATCCCAGCGGTGGCGCTGCGATGAGCAGCTTCGCTGCCTATGCCATCGATGCGGTGAGCTTGGGTGAGCACTGGGTGCTTACCGGCGGCTTGCGCGCAAGTCACGTCGGCCTGCAAGCCCGCTTCGATGACGACCAGGGCTACCGCTTCCTGCAAGGGCGGTTCACGCAGCGCAATGCGGCCCTCAACGGCCGCCTCGGAGCCGTATTCACCACCAGCACCGGCTGGCGTTTCACCGCCCTGCTGAGTTCGGGGTTCCGCGCGCCCAACGTGGATGACCTGGCCAAGGTCTTCGACAGCACGCCGGGCACGGTGGTCGTCCCTAATCCTGACCTGCGCCCGGAACGCACCGTCAATCTCGAGGCGGGTGCAGCCAGGACCATCGGCGAGCGGTTGCATGTGGAGGCGGTCGCCTTCCGCACCTGGTACATGGATGCGCTGGTGGTGGAGCCCTTTCGCTACAACGGCCTCGATAGCATCGACTATGACGGCACCTTGAGCCGCGTAACAGCCTTAACGAATGCCCGGCAGGCCTACTTGCTCGGCGCACAGGGCAGACTCTCGCTGGCCGTCACCAAGGCGCTGCTGCTCACTGCGGGGCTTACGCACACCTACGGCCGCGTGCGGACCGCAGGCGGACCCCGCCCCTTGGACCATGTGCCCCCAACCTATGGCCGGGCCGGCCTGCTCCTGCGCGCGAACCGGCTGGAGGCGGAGGCCTATGCGCTCTTCAATGGCTGGAAGCGGCTTTCCGATACGGATGCCACCCCGGGGAGCGAGGACAACCTGCAGTATGCCACGCCCGATGGCACGCCCGCTTGGTGGACCATCAATGCCCGCTGCTCCTTCGCCCTCAGCAGCCGCCTCCAGCTGCAGGCCGCCATGGAGAACATCGCCGACCATCATTACCGCACCTTTGCCAGCGGGGTGAGCGCACCAGGGCGCAATGCGCAGATCAGCCTGCGGGTGCACTGGTGA
- the purD gene encoding phosphoribosylamine--glycine ligase, translating into MNVLLIGSGGREHALAWKIAQSSLLDELYVAPGNPGTVRHGRNAEIALHDPKALRSFLLEKRIRIVVVGPEAPLVAGLHDRIAADPELKGVTVIGPKAEGARLEGSKDFAKEFMFRHNIPTAAHRTFVKGQLQEALDHLDRVNAPYVVKADGLAAGKGVVITNDKKEAAKALREMLQQGRFGEAGERVVIEQHLKGIECSAFLITDGDSFKMLPAAKDYKRIGRGDTGPNTGGMGAVSPVPFADKEFMQKVHDRIAAPTVRGLKKDGIPYCGFLFMGLMNVDGEPYVIEYNVRLGDPETQAILPRLKSDLLDLFEGIATGTLSERHVDVDDRTAVSIVLAAEGYPGEHETGMEVGGLELVRDAYVFQAGTKQVGERLVTSGGRIMAVTGMGKDLESAIASAYRAAAVIAYEGKYMRDDIGHDLVKQPASRPAAQPR; encoded by the coding sequence ATGAACGTCCTTCTGATCGGCAGCGGCGGCCGCGAGCATGCGCTCGCGTGGAAGATCGCGCAGAGCTCCCTCCTCGATGAGCTCTATGTGGCCCCCGGGAACCCCGGCACCGTGCGCCATGGCCGCAACGCGGAGATCGCCCTGCATGATCCGAAGGCCTTGCGGAGCTTCCTGCTCGAGAAGCGCATCCGGATCGTGGTGGTGGGGCCGGAGGCACCGCTGGTTGCCGGGCTGCACGACCGGATCGCCGCTGATCCCGAGCTGAAGGGGGTCACCGTAATCGGCCCCAAGGCAGAGGGCGCCCGGCTCGAAGGCAGCAAGGACTTCGCCAAGGAGTTCATGTTCCGTCACAACATCCCAACGGCCGCGCACCGCACCTTCGTGAAGGGACAGCTGCAGGAGGCGCTCGATCATCTCGACCGCGTGAATGCGCCCTATGTGGTGAAGGCCGATGGCCTGGCCGCGGGCAAGGGCGTGGTGATTACCAACGACAAGAAGGAGGCCGCGAAGGCCCTGCGCGAGATGCTGCAGCAGGGGCGCTTCGGCGAAGCCGGCGAGCGCGTGGTGATCGAGCAGCACCTCAAGGGCATCGAGTGCAGCGCCTTCCTCATCACCGATGGGGACTCATTCAAGATGCTGCCTGCCGCCAAGGACTACAAGCGCATCGGCCGCGGGGATACCGGCCCCAACACAGGCGGCATGGGTGCCGTATCGCCGGTGCCGTTCGCCGACAAGGAATTCATGCAGAAGGTGCACGATCGCATCGCCGCCCCAACGGTACGCGGCCTGAAGAAGGACGGCATCCCCTATTGCGGCTTCCTCTTCATGGGCCTGATGAACGTGGATGGCGAGCCGTACGTGATCGAATACAACGTGCGCTTGGGCGATCCCGAGACCCAGGCCATCCTGCCACGGCTGAAGAGCGATCTTCTCGACCTCTTCGAAGGCATCGCCACCGGCACCCTCAGCGAGCGGCATGTGGATGTGGATGACCGGACGGCGGTGAGCATCGTGCTGGCAGCGGAAGGCTACCCCGGGGAGCATGAGACCGGCATGGAGGTGGGGGGCTTGGAACTGGTACGCGACGCCTACGTGTTCCAGGCCGGCACGAAGCAGGTGGGCGAACGGCTGGTCACGAGCGGAGGCCGCATCATGGCCGTCACGGGCATGGGGAAGGACCTGGAGTCCGCCATCGCCTCGGCCTATCGCGCCGCAGCGGTAATCGCCTATGAAGGGAAGTACATGCGCGATGACATCGGGCATGACCTGGTGAAGCAGCCCGCCTCCAGGCCGGCTGCGCAGCCCCGCTGA
- a CDS encoding thioredoxin family protein, translating to MLLKIAATAAMGLLAVAPHDPLPDLQLGAALPKGEHAMKDVSGRSMALKDLVGSKGLLVIFSCNTCPFVVGSEGSEGWEGRYPELAAFAQRYGVGVAFVNSNEAKRDAGDSFADMQARYKEKGYRGAYLLDEGHAVADAFGARTTPHVFLFDKEMKLVYKGAIDDNVAKAAEVKEKWLHNAIANLAEGKAIDPGITRNIGCSIKRMPHKH from the coding sequence ATGCTGCTGAAAATCGCTGCCACCGCTGCCATGGGCCTGCTGGCCGTTGCACCCCACGACCCCCTGCCCGATCTCCAGCTGGGCGCTGCCCTGCCCAAGGGCGAGCACGCCATGAAGGATGTCTCCGGCCGATCCATGGCGCTCAAGGACCTGGTCGGTTCCAAGGGCTTGCTGGTCATCTTCTCATGCAATACCTGTCCGTTCGTAGTGGGCTCCGAGGGCAGCGAGGGATGGGAGGGCCGCTATCCTGAGCTGGCGGCCTTCGCGCAGCGCTACGGCGTGGGCGTGGCCTTCGTGAACAGCAACGAGGCGAAGCGCGATGCCGGTGATTCATTCGCGGATATGCAGGCGCGCTACAAGGAAAAGGGCTACCGTGGCGCGTACCTGCTCGATGAGGGCCATGCCGTGGCCGACGCTTTCGGTGCGCGCACGACGCCCCATGTCTTCCTCTTCGACAAGGAGATGAAGCTCGTTTACAAGGGCGCCATCGATGACAACGTGGCAAAGGCTGCGGAGGTGAAGGAGAAGTGGCTGCACAATGCCATCGCGAACCTCGCGGAGGGCAAGGCCATCGATCCGGGCATCACCCGCAACATCGGCTGCAGCATCAAGCGCATGCCGCACAAGCACTGA
- a CDS encoding acyl-CoA carboxylase subunit beta, with the protein MKEQFDALEARIAKALEGGGKERIEAQHGKGKLTARERVHLLLDEGSFQEIGQLVTHRSTNFGLDKQKFLGDGVVTGYGTIDGRLVYVFSQDFTVLGGSLAEAHAQKICRVMDLAMQNGAPVIGLNDSGGARIQEGVVSLGGYADIFFRNVRASGVIPQISAILGPCAGGAVYSPALTDFVLMAEGTSYMFVTGPNVVKTVTHEEVSSEDLGGASTHASKSGVAHFTAANEIEAIRQLRQLVGYIPSNCEEEPPVLPYTPGDELRPELDAIIPENPNHPYDIRQVMNAVIDPDSSMEVHAEYARNMVIGFARVGGRTVGCVANQPAVLAGVLDIDASIKAARFVRFCDAYNIPLLVFVDVPGFLPGTDQEWRGIINHGAKLLYAFSEATVPRITVITRKAYGGAYDVMNSKHIGCDMNFAWPSAEIAVMGAKGAAEIIFKGEIAKADDPAAKWQEKESQYREQFANPYEAAARGYVDEVIRPSQTRLKVMAALDMLRNKVDKLPRKKHGNIPL; encoded by the coding sequence ATGAAGGAGCAGTTCGACGCATTGGAGGCACGGATCGCCAAGGCCCTGGAGGGCGGCGGCAAGGAGCGCATCGAAGCGCAGCACGGGAAGGGCAAGCTCACCGCGAGGGAGCGCGTGCACCTCCTCCTGGATGAAGGGAGCTTCCAGGAGATCGGCCAGCTGGTGACCCACCGCAGCACCAATTTCGGGCTGGACAAGCAGAAGTTCCTCGGAGATGGCGTGGTGACCGGCTATGGCACCATCGACGGGCGCCTGGTGTACGTGTTCTCGCAGGACTTCACCGTCCTGGGCGGCTCGCTGGCAGAGGCGCATGCCCAGAAGATCTGCCGCGTGATGGACCTGGCCATGCAGAACGGTGCCCCAGTGATCGGGCTCAACGACAGCGGCGGGGCGCGCATCCAGGAGGGCGTTGTTTCGCTGGGCGGCTATGCCGATATCTTCTTCCGCAACGTCAGGGCGAGCGGTGTCATCCCGCAGATCAGCGCCATCCTCGGCCCTTGCGCCGGTGGGGCCGTCTACAGTCCTGCCCTCACCGATTTCGTGCTCATGGCCGAGGGCACCAGCTACATGTTCGTCACCGGCCCCAATGTGGTGAAGACCGTTACGCACGAGGAAGTGAGCAGCGAGGACCTCGGTGGCGCAAGCACCCACGCCAGCAAGAGCGGCGTGGCCCATTTCACGGCCGCGAACGAGATCGAGGCCATCCGGCAGCTGCGCCAGCTGGTGGGCTACATCCCCAGCAACTGCGAGGAGGAGCCCCCCGTGCTGCCCTACACGCCGGGCGATGAGCTGCGGCCCGAGTTGGATGCGATTATCCCAGAGAACCCCAATCATCCCTACGACATCCGCCAGGTGATGAACGCCGTGATCGACCCGGACAGCAGCATGGAGGTGCACGCCGAGTACGCCCGCAACATGGTGATCGGCTTCGCCCGGGTGGGAGGCCGCACGGTGGGCTGCGTGGCCAACCAGCCCGCGGTGCTTGCCGGCGTGCTCGACATCGATGCCTCCATCAAGGCCGCCCGCTTCGTCCGCTTCTGCGATGCCTATAACATCCCCCTGCTCGTGTTCGTGGATGTTCCGGGCTTCCTGCCGGGAACCGACCAGGAGTGGCGCGGCATCATCAACCACGGCGCCAAGCTCCTCTATGCGTTCAGCGAGGCCACCGTACCCCGCATCACGGTCATCACGCGCAAGGCCTACGGCGGCGCGTACGATGTGATGAACAGCAAGCACATCGGCTGCGACATGAACTTCGCCTGGCCCAGTGCGGAGATCGCCGTCATGGGCGCCAAGGGCGCTGCCGAGATCATCTTCAAGGGCGAGATTGCCAAGGCCGATGACCCCGCAGCGAAGTGGCAGGAGAAGGAGTCCCAGTACAGGGAGCAGTTCGCCAACCCCTACGAGGCGGCCGCGCGCGGCTATGTGGACGAGGTGATCCGCCCATCGCAGACCCGCTTGAAGGTGATGGCCGCCCTGGACATGCTGCGCAACAAGGTGGACAAGCTCCCCCGCAAGAAGCACGGGAACATCCCGCTCTGA